The genomic stretch TGCGCCGCTGGCCCACGCCCGCATCCCTCGCAGCCGAAGACAGTGCGGAGGCAGTGCGCGCCTGGGGTCGTCTGGGCTACCCGCGCCGCGCCCAACGCCTGCACGGTGCGGCTGTCGCTATTACGAAGCATCATGACGGCGAGGTTCCGGCGGATTATGACGAACTTCTTGAGCTTCCCGGCGTGGGGGCATACACCGCGGCAGCGATTACGGTCTTCGCCTTCGGCAGACGCGCCACCGTTATCGACACCAATATTCGTCGGGTGCACGCCCGCGCCGTCATGGGCAAGGCGCTGCCCCATAAGCATTTGAACGTCGCCGAAACGACCCTTGCCGAAGAGCTGATGCCGCAGAATACTGCCGTCTCCTGCGTGTGGAACGCCTCTGTTATGGAGCTGGGCGCGCTCGTGTGCGTCGCCAAGAATCCACGCTGCGAGCAGTGCCCCCTTGAGGATATCTGCGCGTGGGTGAAGGCGGGAAAGCCACAGGCCGAGTATACGCCTACGGGGCAGAGCTGGCACGGCACCGACCGGCAGTTGCGCGGTGCCATGATGGCGGTTCTGCGCGCCGCGCACGCACCGGTGCCGCGGGAACTTCTAACGGACTTCTCCACCGATATTACTGTTCCCGATGCCCTGAAGGTTCCGGTGCAGGATTTACGCAAACTCGACTCATCCCAAGAACAAATCGACCGATGCTACAGCGGGCTTCTCAAAGATAAACTCGCGAAAGAGCGTAAGGACAGAGTTTCGCTCTAGATTCTGACCTTTTATGCACTATTCCCCAACTCACGATAAACCTCGAAAAAATATTGTTTTCACCTGAAATCTTTGGAAAAATGGAGAAAACATGCTGGAAAGCTCATTTCTTCGTGAAGGAGGACTCCATGAAAATAGCGGTCATAGGGGCAACCGGCACCATCGGCTCGAAAATTGCCGCCGAACTGGAAAAACGCGGTCACGAGGTAGTGCCGATCAGCCGCTCACACGGGGTAGATGTTTCATCGCTCGCAGATTTAAGCGCGGCGCTGACCGGAGTGGATGTTGTGATCGATGCGATTAACAACATGATCATGAGCAGCAAAAAGGCGCAGACAGCCTTTATCAGCACCTCCAGCAATATCGCGCAGGCGGCGGCTGATAACGATGTGAAGCGCATCGTCTGCGTCTCGATCGCCGGAGTAGAAAACCCGGCGGTTAGCCGCGGATACGGTTACTATGCGGGCAAGGCGGCACAGGAGAAAACCTATCAGGATTCCGCCGTAGACACCGTTATTATTCGTTCGACGCAGTGGTTTGAACTTCTTGACCCCATTGTTCAGCAGGTTACGGTGGGGCCCGTCTCGGTGCTGCCGACCATGAAAATGGCGCCTATTCCCGCAGATGCGGCAGCACAGCTGGTATGCGATGTTGCCGACGGCTCCGAGAAGGTACCGGGTACGGGCATCGTCTCGATTCGCGGCGAAGAAGAAGGAACAACGGCGGAGTTCGTGAAGCGCCTTCTCACAGCACGCGGCGAGGTCGGCGGCAAAACGCCGAAAGTGGTGCGGCAGCTGCCGTATTTCGGTTCCGCTATTGCCAAGGGCGGGTTGATTCCCGATCCCGCAGATCACACCGTCTCCACTACGCTTGAGGAGTGGCTGGCAAGCCTGTAGAGGTTTCGATACTGCGCGAACCGATGCGGTCTTCGTATGCACGAAGACCGCATCATCGCGTTAAGCGCTCGTATGCCTATGCGCCCTTATGCTCAAGAAAACCGATAAGCCTGTCGAGCAGGTCTTGCAGCTGTTCACGTTCCTGTGAGGTGAATTCGGCGCTCATGGCACGCTCGACGGCGCGAACCTTCTCGTCGGCCTGAACAACCAGCTCTTCGCCCGCATCGGTGAGGGTCACGATATTCACGCGGCTGTGAATTTCGGAGGGCACACGGGTAATCAGGCTTTTCGCATCCAGACGGGCAAGAATAGTGGCCATCGTCTGCGGGGTTACCGCTGCGGCACGCGCCAATTGCGCCGCAGACTGCCCGGGCACATAGTAGAGCGAAGTCATGGCTGCATATTGTGCGACGCTCAGATCATACTCGCGCAGAACCTTAGATTTGACCGCCATCATCGCCTGCTCGGCGCGTTTAATCGACGACCCTATGCGCGACCGGGTTTCGGCAAGATAGGCTTCTTGCCCCTGTCCCGGCTGCGGAGGGTTTACAGACTGCTGTGATTTTTCCGATGATGCGGGCATGTACTAAGCATACTATCCCCCAGCGCCGTCTCGCTTTGTTATTCACCGACATACACACTTATCAGAAGCGCAGTGATATTGCCGGGGGTACAGCAATAATTATTCAGAAGCGCGGCAAAAACACCCTGAACAACTAAGGCTTGTCCCCGAATCCTTCGCGTGAGGATTCGGGGACAAGCCTTAATTAGTGCCTTCCGCAGGATCGCCTACAGGGGAAAGCCGCTAGTCAGATGCCCCTCCGGTAATCTGCTCGGCTTCTTCCACGGCAGACTCCGCCATCTTATTGACAGTCTCCAGGGGTAAATCCCGCATCTGCTGCGAGGAGAAGACGAACTTCGCATCGTCGCCTTCACCCTCGACACCCACGGTAATCTTCTCGCCGGGCTTGATTTCGCCGAAGAGGATCTTCTCGGAGAGAGCATCCTCAATATTACGCTGCATTTCGCGGCGCAGCGGGCGGGCGCCCATCGCCGGGTCGTAACCCTTCGAGGCCATGAGAACCTTTGCGGCATCCGTAAGCTCGATCGACATTTCCTGATCTGCCAAGCGCTTTGCCAACCGGCCCACAAAGAGATCCACGATCTGCAGAATCTCGTTCTCGGAGAGCTGCGGGAACACGATAATATCGTCCACGCGGTTCAGGAACTCGGGGCGGAAGTGCTCCTTGAGGTTCTCCATCACGCGGGCCTGCATGCGCTCGTAATCGGCATCGCCGTGATCCATCGCCTGAAAGCCCACGGGAACGCGACGGTTCACATCGCGCGAGCCGAGGTTCGTGGTCATAATGATCACGGTGTTCTTGAAGTCCACCACGCGACCCTGTGAGTCGGTCAGGCGGCCGTCTTCAAGAATCTGCAGCAGCGAGTTGAAGAGATCGGTGTGAGCCTTCTCGACCTCATCGAAGAGCACCACCGAGAACGGCTTGCGGCGCACCTTCTCGGTCAGCTGACCGCCCTCGTCGTAACCCACGTACCCGGGAGGCGCACCGAAGAGTCGAGACACAGTGTGCTTCTCCTGGTATTCGGACATATCCAGGGTAATCAGGGCGTCTTCATCGCCGAAGAGGAATTCCGCCAAAGCTTTCGCAAGCTCGGTCTTACCAACACCGGTTGGACCAGCGAAGATAAACGAGCCACCGGGGCGGCGCGGATCCTTCAGACCGGCACGGGTGCGGCGAATCGCACGGGAGAGAGCCTTGATAGCGTTGTCTTGACCGATCACGCGCTTGTGCAGCTCGTCCTCCATCTTGATCAGACGCGAGGACTCTTCCTCGGTGATCTTGTACACCGGAACACCCGTTGAGGATGCGAGCACCTCAGAGATAACCTCGGGGGTCACCTCGCCGAAAGCATCGCCGTTTTCGCGCCAAGCCTTCTCAGCCTCGGCCTTTTCGGCGAGTACCTTTTGCTCTTGATCGCGCAGCGCGGCGGCCTTCTCGTAATCCTGGCCCTTGATAGCGTCTTCCTTCTGCGTGCGCAGCTTCGACGCCTTCTCGTCAAGAATCTTAATCTCGGGCGGGGCGGTCATCCGCTTGATGCGCAGGCGAGCGCCCGCCTCATCAATCAGGTCAACGGCCTTATCCGGCAAGAATCGGTCGGAAATATAGCGTGCCGCCAAGTTCACGGCAGCCTCGATCGACTCGTCGGTAATGGTTACGCGGTGGTGAGCCTCGTACTTATCACGCACACCCTTAAGAATCTGCACGGCGAGCTCTTGAGAAGGCTCGTCCACCTGAATTGGCTGGAAGCGGCGTTCCAGTGCGGCGTCCTTCTCAATGTGCTTGCGATACTCGTCCAAGGTGGTGGCACCGATGGTCTGCAACTCGCCGCGAGCCAGCATCGGCTTCAGGATGGAGGCGGCGTCGATAGCGCCCTCTGCGGCACCGGCACCGACGAGAGTGTGAATCTCGTCAATGAACAGGATAATGTCGCCGCGGGTGCGAATCTCCTTGAGCACCTTCTTGAGGCGTTCCTCAAAGTCACCGCGGTACCGAGAGCCCGCGACCAAGGATCCCAAATCCAGGGTGTACAGGTGCTTATCTTTGAGAGTTTCGGGAACATCGCCGTGTACGATGGCCTGCGCCAAGCCCTCAACAACGGCGGTTTTACCGACACCGGGTTCGCCGATAAGCACGGGGTTGTTCTTGGTGCGGCGTGAGAGAACCTGCATTACGCGTTCCATCTCGTGGTGACGACCAATCACCGGGTCAAGCTGACCTTCGCGTGCGGCGGCGGTGAGGTTACGCCCGAACTGATCGAGAATTGTCGAGCCCGCCGGGGTGCCCTCACGGGAGTTGCCTGCGCCCACACCGGCGGTTTCCTTATTCTCGTTGTTGCCGGGGTATCCGGAAATAAGATCCATCACGGCCTGGCGAACCTCGGCGCCCTGCACGCCTACTTTGGAGAGAACCTGGTTTGCCACGCCCTCGGAGGCGCGCACCATGCCCAGCAGGATATGTTCGGTGCCGATATAACCGTGGTTAAGCTGAATGGCCTCACGCATGGAAAGTTCGAGGACCTTCTTGGCGCGCGGGGTGAAGGGAATGTGACCGCTTGGCGCCTGGGGGCTGGGGCCCACAATGCTCTGCACCTGTTCGCGCACGGCATTCAGGGTAACCCCGAGGGACTCAAGAGCACGGGCACCGATGCCCTCGCCCTCGTGAATCAGCCCGAGCAGCAGATGCTCGGTGCCGATGTAATTGTGGTTGAGCATGCGTGCTTCTTCTTGGGCAAGCACCACAACGCGCCGAGCTCGGTCGGTAAAGCGTTCAAACATTGCGCACTCCTTGGAAATTTTGCTTGATACTAGATTACGTGGAAAAGCGCGGCTACGGTGCACTGTTCGCCATCAAGAGAACGTCTGTGTCGCTATTTTTCGAGGAGCCTTTTACCGAGCCAAAACCAGGATGCGCATCGGGCGTTTCTCGACGGTCATAAACATTTTCATGAAACTTTTATCGGGCTCTATCAGAAGACCTAATATCGCTTTAGCTTATAGCAATACTAATGTACCTCCGCGCCCTTTACTAAAACGTTATAATTCTGCTTCGGTATTTAGATTCTTAGGAGACATTCTTGAGGATTGCTCTCATAAGATAACGGGGATTCCATAAACACCAAGAAAAGGCCCGGGGCGATACCCGCCACGTGATTACCTAAATACATATCACGGGGCTAATAAAAAAGCCGGAAGATGATAGCTCTTCTCATGAAGGACTTTTTCTAAAACCTCGTTATACAGAAGGCGGGATAACACTTGATGTGTCATCCCGCCGTCGGCAGATGAAATACCATCACAGAATTAGCGATGGTATCAATACTATTTACTTACCTTCTGCCTTCATAGCTGCGTAGTAAGCATCCTGAATTTCCTGATGGATGCGGCCGCGGTCAGAAACTTCGTGACCGTTTTCGCGTGCCCACTTACGAATTGCAGCAGTTTCAGGGTTACGCTTCACCGGAGCGGAAGAGCCACGACCACCGCGGGAACCGCGCTGGGAGGCGCCTACCTGAACGCGACGACCCTTAGATGCGAACGGACGAATTGCGTCACGAAGACGAGCGGCATTAGCACTGGATAGGTCAATCTCGTAATGAGCTCCGTCGAGGCCGAATCGTACAGTCTCTTCTGCGGGACCACCATCGAGGTCGTCCTCAAGAATAATGCGCACCTTCTGTGCCATAGGGGTTTTCTCCTTAGTTTGGTTTATTGCTCCAACTATGAGTTTTTACACTGCACGTTGTCACACTCTCTAATTTATCTCCTTCATAATAACAGAAATAAATGACTAATGACTACCAACATAGAGAATTCTAAGGAATGACACAGAATAGTGTTGTCATTTAACGGTTATATTTATTGACGCTCCGTTTTATTACCCGTTTTATCAGTACCAAAAGGATTTACCGTTCCTTGTGAACCCTTTACCTTCTCGTACCACTGTTGAGCGTCTTTTTCGACATCACGCTGTGCTGAACGTTCGGCGCGATCTGCCCGGTTAATCCAACGCAAAATGAAATATAACGCAATCCCGGCAAAAATAGGAGGCAGCAGCGCAATCAAAATCTCCATGAAAATCCCTCACAACCTTTCGTGCTGATGACAGCATACCCGATAGCGCAAAATGCCGCCCGATAACGCATACACGTTACGAACGGCATCTACGGTTTAACGCGGTTTGCAGACCTTTACGAAAGAAAAGCCTTGATCAAGCCCGAAATTACGACTCCGGTTTCATCAGCGGGAACAAAATAGTTTCACGAATACCTGGCTGACGCACCACGGTTCCAGGGCGTTCAGGGTCCTGTTCACCCGCCAAAAGCATAATCAGACGGTCAACGCCCAGCCCGAGACCGCCCATCGGCGGTGCACCGTGCTCTAGGGCGCGTAAGAAGTCCTCATCAAGTTCCATCGCCTCGTCATCGCCCGCAGCGGCCTTATGGGACTGCTCAGTCAAACGCTCGCGCTGAATCACAGGGTCGATCAGCTCAGAGAACGCGGTACCGCGCTCCATACCGCCAATAATCAGATCCCACGCCTCAATCGTGCGGGAACCATCGCGGTTTGGCCGCGCCAGAGGCTGGGCGCTTGGCGGGTAGTTATATACAAAGGTCGGGTTCAGCAGAGTTGGCTCCACGATTTCGCCGAAAAGCTCAATCACAAGTTTCTCAGCATCCCAGGCGGGATCCACCTCAACCTCATGCTTGGCAGCGATCTCGCGCAGCGTCTCAGCGGGGGTGTCCGGGGTTATTTCAACGCCCACGGCCTCAGACAGTCCGGGGTAGACGCTCAGCCACGCCCACTCACCGCCCAGGTCGATCGTGCCGTCCTCAGTCTCAATCGCGGTAACCCCGAGCTCCTGTGCGCACGCAACAATAATCTCCTGCATGCGCTCGGCCATCACATACTGATCGGCGTAGGCTTCGTAGCATTCCAGGGTTGTAAATTCGGGGCTGTGCGTCGAATCCACGCCCTCGTTGCGGAATACGCGACCAATTTCGTAGACGCGCTCAATGCCGCCCACCACGGCACGCTTAAGCGGAAGTTCGGTGGCGATGCGCATCGTCATAGGCTGGTCGAAGGCATTCAGATGAGTGCGGAACGGGCGAGCCGTCGCGCCGCCGTGCACCAGCTGCAGCACCGGGGTTTCCAGCTCAATATAGCCGTGATCTTCCAGCACGCGGCGCACAGTGCGGGTAATCAGAGCGCGCTTTTTCACCAGGTCACGCGCCTCAGGGCGAACCATCAAGTCCAGGTAGCGACGGCGCACCCGAGTTTCCTCGTTCAAATCCTTGTGCAGCACAGGCATGGGGCGAATCGACTTCGCGGCCATCCTCCACTCACGCACCATAATCGACAGTTCGCCGCGGCGAGAGACCACCACGCGGCCGGTCACATACACGTGATCGCCCAAATCCACCAGGGATTTCCAGTCGGCAAGCGACTGTTCACCAACCTCATTGAGCGAGAGCATCGCCTGAATGCGGTCGCCATTCGTACCCGCTTGCAGGGATGCAAAGCAGAGTTTACCGGTATTGCGCACGAACACAACACGGCCCGGCACATGCACCACATGGTCGGTTTCATCCCCGGCGGTGAGCTCGCCGGACTCTAATTTCGGGTCGTATTGAGCGCGAATATCGGCGATATGATCCGGTTCGATGCGCTTACCTTCGGCATCCAGAAGCCCAACGGGATACGCTTCACCCGCGGTCTCCAGGAACTTAGCGCGCTTCTCCAAGCGAATCTTCATCTGCTCGGACATATCTGCAATGGCCGGTGTGGCGCTCTGCTCGTTGCTCAAAAGATACCTATCTCGTGTTTTAGGAGGTCAAATGTGACGGTTTGCTACAGCAAATCCATGTTGTCGATCAAGCGTGTGGAACCCACATATGCCGCAACTAGTGCGAGCACCCGCTCGGAATCAGCGGTCGGCGGCTGGAAATTGCTCGGATCCACAAGCTCCAGGTAGTCCAGGCGCACACCCTCGGTTGAGTTAATACGTGCCCGTGCACTCTCTAGATCAATGCTCTCAAACCCGCGGTTCAGCGAGTTTTCGCGCATCAATGCAAGGGTTCGGGAAATCACCAGCGCAGCCTCGCGTTCCTGTTCGCTGAGGAATTCGTTCCGTGATGAGAGAGCCAAGCCGTCGTCGTCACGCACAATAGCGATAGGACGCAGGGTAATGTCGTGGTTGAAGTCGTGAATCATGCGCTGCACGAGCAAAACCTGCTGGGCATCCTTCTGCCCAAAGTAAGCGTTCACCTCGTGCGAGCCCGCGGCGGGGCGCACAATATTGAAGAGCTTGTTCACGACGGTGAGCACGCCGTCGAAGTGGCCGGGGCGGGTGATTCCCTCAAATTTGTTGCCCAGTTCGCCGCTGGAAATGCGAATAAGCGGCTCGCCTTCGGGATACATTTCATCCACGGAGGGCGCGAAGATAATATCAACGCCCGCATCGGCGGCGACCTGCGCATCCGTTTCCAGGGCGCGCGGGTATTTGTCATAGTCTTCGTTGGGGCCGAATTGAAGCGGGTTAACAAAGATCGACGCCACCACAACATCGTTCTGTTCACTTGCGCGGCGCAAAAGCGTGGCGTGCCCTGCATGCAGAGCACCCATCGTAGGTACGTACCCGAGCGTAGCGCTGCGGTACTGCACCTCGCCTTCCTGTTCGGCGGCTTCGGCACGGGCGCGCTCATTCAGCCGTTCCTGGGCGGCAGCAAGCGCCTCCGCAATAGCGGAGCGAAGCTCGGTAATAGTCGTGACGATGCGGGGCATCGAGGTCTCAGTCATGACGAGAACTCCTTATCGTCAGGCATCGCACCGGATTGACGCGTGCCCGTGGTGTGGGTTCGCAGGGTAGATTCAATCCGAGCCTTCTGGTCGTCGTTTAATAAGTTTCTATTATGCGCCCTAGATGCGGTTGCGCGCACCATGGCGGCATATGAGTCAGCGATATCCTGTGTATTTTCGTGGTCGGTGTACTCTATCAGCGCATTAAGATGCGCATCCAGGGTACCTGCATCGCCGCGTGCCACGGGACCGGTCAGCGCGCCTTCGCCACTCGCAAGCGCGTTATCGACGGTCGCACGAACCAGCGGACCGAGGTAACGCGCCGGGTCTTCAATACCGATACTAGCAAGCATCTGCTGGGACTGTCCCAAAAGTGTGACGAGATGGTTCGAGGCATGCGCCAGTGCGGCGTGATAAAGCGCACGATCGGCTTCGGCAACGTGGACGGGCTCACCGCCCATTTCAACGACGAGCGCCTGAGCTATAGGGATAAAAGGCGCAGGCCCGGTCACGGCAAAGCTCGTACCGGTGAGTCGTTGTAAATCCAGGGACAAACCGGTGAAAGTCATGGCGGGGTGAATCGCCAAGCCGATAGCGCCCAATGTGGTTGCGGGAGCGAAAATATCGGTGCCGTGCCGCCCGGAGGTGTGCACAAGCAACTGCCCACTGGTTAAGGACCCGGAAGATGCCAAATACTCGATCAGACCAGCCAATTCATCGTCGGGGACAGCCAACAGCAGCAGCTCGCTGCGTTCGGCAATCTGTTCCACCTCAAGGAGCGGTACGCCGGGTAAGAGCACATCCGCCCGTTCTTGAGAAGCTTCAGAAACCGCATGCACGCCCACCAGGGAATGCCCGGCAGCGCGCAGGGCGGCACCGAGCACAGCGCCGACTTTACCGGCGCTGATAACGCCGATGCCGAGGCGTGCGGGTTTCAGATGATTCGTGGTCACACCCTTAAGTATATTAGGTACCGCAAAATCCGCGTGTTTTTCAGCGTTCACCAGGTGCGTCGAAGATCATGGCAGGCTTGAGCAAGGAATTATGCCGAAGGCGATGTGTAATAAGGCCGGGTGCCGTCAGTACGGGCGATGATCTCGGCGGCAATGCGTTCGGCATCGTGAACCTCTAGGTTCTGGACGGCGGGTTTAACCGGTCCCGGAACGCTGCCTAAACTTATGCACGCGGTTTTGAGGATGCGATTGAGCGGCCCCTGCGACCACTGCACCGCGAGCACCTGCCGCTCGGGGACTACCGAGAGGAACCGCAGCAGGCAGCCGCCACGCAGCAAGAGAAGATCCCGGGTGGGGGCGTGTCCCGAATGGTGCAGGTCGGCCTCAGCTTCCACTCGTTCGGTATTCACCCGCGCGAAGCCGTCACGCCGGAAGGTGAGCGGGTTAAGCCAGCGTGTCCGGTGCGGTGCCTTCACTACGCCTAACTCACTGCTGTCGGCGGGGTTGTACCTTGATGATTCCATAACCGCCTGCACGGTTTCGAGGCTGTGCGGTGACGCACTCGGCAGCAGCAGGTGAAGAAGCCGCTGCATTTCGCGGGCGGTGCCCACGGGCAGGGCGGTGTTGCGGGTAAATAAGTCGTCAGATGAGCCCTCTGTATTTACCGCCACGCCCGCAATATTGACCACCACCCGGTACCACCCGAAGGGCTTCCACAGCAGGGGCTGCTCAATCTTGAGGGCTTGAATACGCTGCGGGAACAGGGTTTGCGTATGCGTTCCCGTGAATCCGTAGGTGATGCGCAGGCTGTCGCCGCGCGCATCCGAAGTATTCTGGCGGATGCGCTCTACCGTGAAATTTGCGCCCTGATCGAAGCTGCTCCACAGCTGCCAGAGAAAACCGAGAATTGGAATCAGGGACGGAAAAATAAACTGCGATATCTGCCCCAGGTCCTTTTGGGGGTTCACCAGCCACCCCACGATCGTACCGCCCACCCAGATAATCGCTACCGGGAGTGCCCACAACAATGCGCTGAGCACGATCGCGGCAAGAACCCGCAGATTGGGGACTTTGAAGAGCAACCGTTCCGGCTTGTGGCCTTCCTCTGCCTGCTGCTCTCCTGCGAGGGTCACTTCGTGATCCTTCTCAGGCGGAACACTCACAGAACCAGCGGATTCTGGCGTATTGGCGGCACGCAGGGTACTCACCCGCTGCAGCAGGCGTTCCTGCAAATCCTGCGCCTTCGCATGCGAGAGGTATTTGATATGCAGGGCTTCTTCGGCGCCGTCCGCAGCCTCAAGCCGAAGCTCGGACAGCCCCAAAATACGGGCGACGAGTGGGCGTGAAATATCGACGCTTTGCACGCTTTCCAGGCGAATCTGCCGCTGTTTCTTGAAAAAAATTCCGCTGTGGCGGTATACCGAATGCGCGCTCACGCTGTAGCGGGTAAACGCCCACGAAAGAACACTTCCGCCAAAAATAAGGACCGCCGCAGCACCGTAGCCATACAGCATTACCGGGTTATGTCCAACGTGGTTCAGCAGATATTCGGGCAGCTGCCGAAGAATATTCCAGTAATCATTCTCGGCATTATTGTTGAAGGAATTCTTAATATAATCCCACGCGAGATAAATAATAAACGCGACGAAAACCCATATGTTCATGATGAACGTGCGCACATCGGTACGCCACCACGTGAGGGTCTCCGCAGCTTCACTCGGGGTTATCTGATGTTCAAGAGTGTTAGAGGACTCGACAGACCGCACTCCCTGGTTATTCGAGTTTTGGGGTTCCTGTGTCATTACAGCGCCGCCATGCGTTCATCGGCGCGGCGTATCAAAAGCTCGCGCAGCTGCTGCCCACGTTCAGCGGGAATACCGTACAGCGTCACCTTAGAAGCGGTCACCCCAGCGGTGCGGATCGTCAGACGCACCAGGTGATGAGCACGTTCCAAAGGACCGGAATCTACATCTACATACTGAATGCGTCCATACGGAATGGACGTCACATGCCGAAACAGCACACCCTGGCGCGCCATCAGATGGTTAGGGCGCAGACTATAACCCAGCGCTCGGGTGCGGCGCGGCAGCAGCGCCATCCACCAGATACCCCACACCACCAGGACAGCGGCGATCGCCCCGGTAAGCACGGGCAGCCACGTGGTTTTGGGCAGGACGCCGGAGGAACGCATCATCTCAAACATCACGGTCAGCGCCGCAAAAACGCCTACCAACGTGGCGAAAAACCCTACGACCTGTATCAGCCGAATCTTGGTATACGAAGGATGCGCGCGCACCCACTCACCCTCGGTCGCGGTCACCGAGCTCTCACCCTCGTGCAAGAAAGAAGCATCCTCAGCATGTGAAAGTTGTGACATACCTACCCTCTATCGACGATCGCTCGTGCGGGAATATCCGTCAGCGGCGAGCTTACCCGAATTCGAGCCGCCCGACGACGAATTACCGTCCGGGTCATCCGGCGGAATACGGCATAGATGCTGCGCCCACAGCCCGCCTGCCAGCAGCAGCACGGCACCGATCAGATTCACCACAGTAGACCAGAAAAACCCAGGAATACCGCGAGCGCTCGCCAACGCCACATCGTAGACGATAAGCCCGAGCATCCAGCCCGCCAGCAGCGCCCCGGTCAAAATTGCACCCTGCGCACACGCCAAAGTACGCGCAGCCATGAGAGAGTTCATGGATTTCGCTTTGCGCCGAGTCTCAACATTGCGAAAACGCGCCACCTGAAACGCAAACCAGAGCGTAATACCCGCTATTACCACGCAGATCAGTGCCACCACAGGCGACATTGCGAGTTCACCGCCGCCTGCGTTTACCACCAGGTTATTCAGGATCGTTGCAGCAACAAGCCCCAGCGCCACGGCACACGCAATAACGGATATTCGGATGGGCTTCATACGCCCTCGCTTTCAGCACCACTATCAAATAGGTTCTTGGGCAAATTCATGTCTCGCATAAATCGTACCGCGTTAACCCCTGCGCGTTCATCGGCTGCGCGTACCCTGCGAGCTAAATCGGCGACGAGATGCCGCGTCTGTTCGCCCGTAGCGGCATCACGAGACGGTATTACCGCCTGCGGGTTTGCCTGTTTCCACGGAACCAGTACGAAAGCACGCTCATGCGCACGCGGATGCGGCAGCGTCAGAACCGGGTCGTCGCTGACGAGGTCGTCATAGGTAATAACGTCAATATCGAGAGTGCGCGGGCCCCATCGCACAAGCCGCACCCGGTGATGATGCGCCTCCACCTGCTGGCACAGCGCTAACAGCGCGTAGGGGTCAAGGCTCGTGCGCACTTCAAGGACGGCGTTGATATAGTCCGGCTGGTCGGCTGGGCCGCCTACTGGTTCCGTCACGTACAGCCCGGAGGCGCGCACTAGCCGCACTGCACCCCCGCTAAGATGCACGAGGTCGGCGGCGGCCTG from Rothia dentocariosa ATCC 17931 encodes the following:
- a CDS encoding ATP-dependent Clp protease ATP-binding subunit, with the translated sequence MFERFTDRARRVVVLAQEEARMLNHNYIGTEHLLLGLIHEGEGIGARALESLGVTLNAVREQVQSIVGPSPQAPSGHIPFTPRAKKVLELSMREAIQLNHGYIGTEHILLGMVRASEGVANQVLSKVGVQGAEVRQAVMDLISGYPGNNENKETAGVGAGNSREGTPAGSTILDQFGRNLTAAAREGQLDPVIGRHHEMERVMQVLSRRTKNNPVLIGEPGVGKTAVVEGLAQAIVHGDVPETLKDKHLYTLDLGSLVAGSRYRGDFEERLKKVLKEIRTRGDIILFIDEIHTLVGAGAAEGAIDAASILKPMLARGELQTIGATTLDEYRKHIEKDAALERRFQPIQVDEPSQELAVQILKGVRDKYEAHHRVTITDESIEAAVNLAARYISDRFLPDKAVDLIDEAGARLRIKRMTAPPEIKILDEKASKLRTQKEDAIKGQDYEKAAALRDQEQKVLAEKAEAEKAWRENGDAFGEVTPEVISEVLASSTGVPVYKITEEESSRLIKMEDELHKRVIGQDNAIKALSRAIRRTRAGLKDPRRPGGSFIFAGPTGVGKTELAKALAEFLFGDEDALITLDMSEYQEKHTVSRLFGAPPGYVGYDEGGQLTEKVRRKPFSVVLFDEVEKAHTDLFNSLLQILEDGRLTDSQGRVVDFKNTVIIMTTNLGSRDVNRRVPVGFQAMDHGDADYERMQARVMENLKEHFRPEFLNRVDDIIVFPQLSENEILQIVDLFVGRLAKRLADQEMSIELTDAAKVLMASKGYDPAMGARPLRREMQRNIEDALSEKILFGEIKPGEKITVGVEGEGDDAKFVFSSQQMRDLPLETVNKMAESAVEEAEQITGGASD
- a CDS encoding A/G-specific adenine glycosylase, whose translation is MFNLKNSHELHHRINTWYQHHARDLPWRRADCTAWGVMVSEFMLQQTPVNRVLPVWEEWMRRWPTPASLAAEDSAEAVRAWGRLGYPRRAQRLHGAAVAITKHHDGEVPADYDELLELPGVGAYTAAAITVFAFGRRATVIDTNIRRVHARAVMGKALPHKHLNVAETTLAEELMPQNTAVSCVWNASVMELGALVCVAKNPRCEQCPLEDICAWVKAGKPQAEYTPTGQSWHGTDRQLRGAMMAVLRAAHAPVPRELLTDFSTDITVPDALKVPVQDLRKLDSSQEQIDRCYSGLLKDKLAKERKDRVSL
- a CDS encoding histone-like nucleoid-structuring protein Lsr2; the protein is MAQKVRIILEDDLDGGPAEETVRFGLDGAHYEIDLSSANAARLRDAIRPFASKGRRVQVGASQRGSRGGRGSSAPVKRNPETAAIRKWARENGHEVSDRGRIHQEIQDAYYAAMKAEGK
- a CDS encoding MarR family winged helix-turn-helix transcriptional regulator — its product is MPASSEKSQQSVNPPQPGQGQEAYLAETRSRIGSSIKRAEQAMMAVKSKVLREYDLSVAQYAAMTSLYYVPGQSAAQLARAAAVTPQTMATILARLDAKSLITRVPSEIHSRVNIVTLTDAGEELVVQADEKVRAVERAMSAEFTSQEREQLQDLLDRLIGFLEHKGA
- the lysS gene encoding lysine--tRNA ligase; protein product: MKIRLEKRAKFLETAGEAYPVGLLDAEGKRIEPDHIADIRAQYDPKLESGELTAGDETDHVVHVPGRVVFVRNTGKLCFASLQAGTNGDRIQAMLSLNEVGEQSLADWKSLVDLGDHVYVTGRVVVSRRGELSIMVREWRMAAKSIRPMPVLHKDLNEETRVRRRYLDLMVRPEARDLVKKRALITRTVRRVLEDHGYIELETPVLQLVHGGATARPFRTHLNAFDQPMTMRIATELPLKRAVVGGIERVYEIGRVFRNEGVDSTHSPEFTTLECYEAYADQYVMAERMQEIIVACAQELGVTAIETEDGTIDLGGEWAWLSVYPGLSEAVGVEITPDTPAETLREIAAKHEVEVDPAWDAEKLVIELFGEIVEPTLLNPTFVYNYPPSAQPLARPNRDGSRTIEAWDLIIGGMERGTAFSELIDPVIQRERLTEQSHKAAAGDDEAMELDEDFLRALEHGAPPMGGLGLGVDRLIMLLAGEQDPERPGTVVRQPGIRETILFPLMKPES
- a CDS encoding SDR family oxidoreductase, which produces MKIAVIGATGTIGSKIAAELEKRGHEVVPISRSHGVDVSSLADLSAALTGVDVVIDAINNMIMSSKKAQTAFISTSSNIAQAAADNDVKRIVCVSIAGVENPAVSRGYGYYAGKAAQEKTYQDSAVDTVIIRSTQWFELLDPIVQQVTVGPVSVLPTMKMAPIPADAAAQLVCDVADGSEKVPGTGIVSIRGEEEGTTAEFVKRLLTARGEVGGKTPKVVRQLPYFGSAIAKGGLIPDPADHTVSTTLEEWLASL